The genomic DNA TAGTGCCCAAATCTTTCTGATATGTTTGGGATAGAATTATTACGCTGTCATAAGAAGCAATGCTCATGAAGTGACAATGTTTGAAGAGGGAGGCTCaatttgcaaaagaagaaattaaaggcagAAGGAAATCGTTAGCACCATGTCTAAAAACAGAAACCATAGGTCATGGAAAGGAGGACCCCTTAGATTgtatcaggttttttttgttttgttttgttttgttttgttttgttttgttttgtgtttttttgttagAGAGCCCTTGAAAATATCTTGACTCATCATGTAGAAAGCaatgttaataatatttattttccaggATGGGAGGAGAATCCAGGAAATGAGAGTTGAAACTTGGCAGTTGTTTCTGTttcataaggggaaaaaatataacCTGTCCTGTCGGTGCCAAATTAAAATGGTGATGGACTCTGGGAGCGTGATTCAGGCTAAATGAGACCCGTGTGAGAAACACTTTGAAGACCCTAAGCTCACCCTGAGCCATGGAAAAGTAACTCATACGGACAGTAGAGTGATACACAGGACAAAGCCCTGAATAGGCAAAAATAGGATCACAGTGACACCTTGTTTTCTGAGCTTCCTTTGTCCTGACTTAATGGAATCTTGGAAAAAACACTTAACTTCTATGGGCATTTGCACCTCTATTAAATGGGAATTATCATTGTCCTTCACTGTTAGGAAGGTTAtgcaatatttctaaaatttttaagctTCTTAGAGAGATTCTTTCAATTAGCAGAAACTATGCACTCGCTTCTGCAGCACATATACTAATAACCAGAAACTCTgataataacaattataaaagtttatatatagaaaaaacaCAAGAACTGTATTTTGACCAAGAATTTTtgaacacaaacaaaaactgcAAGAGCTACAGGTTAGGGAGCTTCGGAGCACGTAAAAAAGTAAATCTTCTAGGTAGGAGTGATGGTCACGATAAAGGAGGAAGATGATTTCTTCGGACAGAGATTAGTTCTGAATTAGGTCAGAAAGGGATAGTTTCGCATGACATGTTGGTTATCTATTACTGTGAAGCAAACCACTTCAAAACATGGTGGCTTAATATACCAGCCATTTTACTTGCTCATGTTTCCGTGGACCAGTATATTCTGCTGGGGTCAGTAGGGATGTTTCTTTGGCTGATCTGTCTTGGGGTCAGTCATGCAAATGGCTCTAATCCCTGGTAGTTCAACAGAGGCTGGCTGCTCCATGATGGTCTCACTCCATGACTGATGTTGGTGTTGGTGTTGGCTTTTGTCTGGGCTTCTCCTCTTCGGGGAGACTCGCCTGGACTTCTTCACACAGCCATCCCAGGGTTCCAAGAGGGCAAGAGCAGAAGCCGCAAGGTGCCCCAAGGTCAGGGTTCAGAACTCTCACAGAGTCACTCAACTTTATTTTGTtagtcaaagcaagtcacaaggccagcctAGATTTCAGGGGTAGGGAAGCAGCTTCCTCCACCTGTTGATGGGATGAAGGAAACGTTACATTGCAAAGGGCTGTGGAGAATTATTACAGCCCTATTTGCGTGCAAACAATCTACTACacgtgatgggggaggggcaaaggataGTCAGGTAAAATGGTCtactaataaatttaaaatcgAAATGGAAGTGTTATATCATTAAAAGTTTGGAAAGAAGACCGAAAATAGCCCAAGACCCAAACAGTAAAGACCACAAAGGGtcttcttaagtttttaaaagtatatgtgaatatttgaaatagaaaaatatgaagaattcttATCTAGTAGCTTTTTGATGTGACTGGCACGTGCTAATAcaactctctgaaataaaaagtagaacTTGAGTGGTATTATTTAGGCAAGAGAGCcaaggaaaaagtaaaaggatTCTGATACTCTTGGGTGTCAAGTGTATGTGTTCTTGGGGTAAGACAGTTTGCTatagatgaaagaaaacaaaagaatatgcAGAAgggagaagtttttaaaaaaaactgaatttcaaaaataGTTACGAACTTAGAGATGAATATTAGTTTGATAGTATCTTTACATAGTGGTCGCCGAACGTGATGAGGACTGCCATGTTTCCCCCCAGTTAAGCTTTTATCACAAATTCCCCACATTTCCCAACTGGAtaagtatttgaaaaagaaatccaggaGTTGTAGTTGGTCAAGGATTCTGGGGAGATAGCAAGGTAAAATGGCCACTCTCCTGCCATTCTCGATTCTACTCCGCCTCTCCTGACCCAGACCATTCCTGGAGCCAGCTCAGCTCTCAGTACAGGTGAAGCCCTGAGCTGTGTGGAAGTTGAGGGTGAAAGGGAACAGGTAGGGGCTTTCTTCCTGGCCTGGGCTAGGCTGGCAATAAAGACGGGCATTTGATGAGTCCTGAGGGAGAATCAGAATGCTTGGGATACGATATAGAGCTTATCTACAGAGGTTGAGGGACTCCTGGGAGAAGATGGAAGATCTCCCTCACTCCGTTgtatgtgtgtgactgtgtgtgtgtgtgtcccataaGAGACCAAGGAGAAAAcgaacactgtgtgtgtgtgtgtgtgtgtgtgtgtcccataaGAGACCAAGGAGAAAACGAACACTTGGGCTAAGTCCTCCCTGTTTGGGAGGCTAGGAGGGCATGAGGAGACTCAGGAGCATAAAGTCCTCCCTCCCGGTGCCTTGGCAGGGCCCCAGTGCCTGCCTCCTGTCATACTGCTACAGGAGTGGCTGTACAGGAATAGAGACCCCCTTGCTCCCACTGCTTATAGAAGTGCAGCCACATGGGTCCTCCAACAATCAGACCCGAGCCCCAGGGAGAGGACAACGAGAAGTAATGGCTCCGGTAATGGCACCCCAGCCAAAGAGAAGACAGTCCGTGAGAACAGAGAGAACACATGGTTAACGGGATAGAGCAGGAGCTGGAGACAGATGACAACCTGACAAAAAATAGTGAGAGCACATGAAAAGTTTTCAATGCAGCACAAAAAGACTTCCTAGAGATGAAGTGCATGATTTTTCAATCCAGTGTTTCAGTCAGTGAATTAAAGGAAGTGATGATCAATCCTGAGACTTGAATTAGTAGCCTGGTCAGTCAAGCGAAAGAATCTGAAAGCACAGAACAAAATATTAAGGGAtggaaatcacaagagaaaaggGATCTAGGAAATGGAACAGgtgaaaaacaggaaaaccagaaggaggaaaagaaagggatggaggaaaggcaataattaaataaatataagaaacaaatttTCTGAGCTTACAAATCAGGACTTGAGTCTATAAATTCAAATGGCTCGTCAAGTTCCGGCCAAGACTTATGAAAAAAGACATCTCCGTAGATACTGAGGAAGTGCTTGTACTcttaagaataaaaagcaaaatcttagaagcttccaggcagagagaacaaatTACCTACCATTAAGAAGTATCAGATCAGCCCCAGGTTTCTCAGGGATGACACAGGTGCTAGAATGGTACAGTAACTTCTGTAGACCGTGGAGACAAAAAGTCAGCGGCCTGAAAGCCACGTCCATACCCACGCTGCCATTTCCCTGCCAGGGTAAATGAAATTTGCTGCCCTATTAGAACCACAACCGCCATCACCTATTTTCTAATCAGAACACTCAAGAAAGTATCAAACAAAAAGCACCGGAACGAGAAGTTCATCATAAACACCGCAAGGTGAGGGGAGATCATAGCagagaaaatttttctaaatgaatCAACTAACCCAagtgggaaggaaagaataaGTTCAAATATAACAGTCTTggcattaaatgaaaatgaactaaaatttCCCCATAAAACATTTGATACTGTTAGACCGAGTTAATAAGCAAAACCCAGTTATCCGGTGTTTCTAAAAAGCACTTGAAACAAAATGATATACTTATACGCCAACATGAAAGGATGGACAAAGATCCCaggcaaagacagagacagaagaacTGGCAATATGAAGGTTAGACAGGTATAAGTCAAGGCATAGATAGGATAAGGAAAGACATTACATAATACTTTTCAAAAGGCACATTTGAGGGAGGTAAATAAACCTGTGTTTATAGGATACATAGCCACTGAATCTAGAAAGCAAAAGTATTCGAAATGCAAATATTGTTATGGTGAGACAATTTAATAAACATCTCTTGCTTGTCTCAACCTGTATTAACCTTGTATAGAACCCTAAGATGGAGaaattgaacaaataaaaagaattggaTTCAATGGATATGTGACACTTTAGATCCCATCAatacagaatattctttttttttttttaagattttatttatttagttgacagagacagccagcgagagagggaactcaagcagggggagtgggagaggaagaagcaggctcccagcggaggagcctgatgtggggctcgatcccataactccgggatcacgccctgagccgaaggcagacgcttaaccgctgtgccacccaggcgcccccagaatattCATTTTCTGGATCACTTACAAAACTTACCATATACTTGACCACAAAGAAGACCTTAgcagtttaaaaggaaaagggaTTTTAATAGATCCTATTCTCTGATCCTAATCCAgtaatattagaaataattaacAGAAGGTAGTAAAAAGAACCTTTACTATttggaaacttaaaaacattCTTTGCAACCTTAGcatcaaaggagaaaacaaaagtcaaTTTACAAGATATCTAGAAATCAATCAAAGGAACACAATTTATTGTAAAAGCCGTGGAATACGGTGAAAGTTGCAGCTAGTGGAAATTTTACAGCCCTTagatgttttcattatttaagaataaagagaaagtatACCCTTATTATGaagtgagaaaaaagaatgacaaaactaaacataaattAGAAAgagggaataataaagataaaagccaaagttaataaaacaaaaaataatgtaaagGACAAATACATATAATAGTTCTTTGAAACAACAAAATAGATACAAAGATTTATGTGTTCGATTaggaaataaagagtaaaaaattTACGAGACCAGAAATAAGAATAAACATGTAATCAGAGAGGCAGGAACGAATCAAAAAAGACAGCAGAGATAACTGTATTCAACGCTATGGCAACGAACTTGAAAAACCAGAAGAAATGGGTTATTTCCTTGCCAAAGATAAATGtccaaatttggaagaaaataaaattaggattGTATCTGAAACCGTATATAAAGctgaaaacaagttaaaaataaagcaagacaaaCTTTGTAAGAAAATAACCGCACGCATAATATTAGGAGCAGTATTAAGATTGGAGACCTAGAAACCACAAGAGAAGGATAAACATATGACTGTCCAAAGAGTAAGATATTCTGCATTTCAGAAGATATTAAACAAAGCCAATAAATGGTAACATTTGAGGAAGTGTTTGCAATACAGAGGACAGAGTTTAGTATGTCTTGTGACAAAGAACGTTAACGAATTGACCAGAAAAGCCCAgcaatccaatagaaaaaataagcaaaaaaaaaataagaaagtgtaGTTCAGAGAGGAGCAAACACAGAAAGCCGATCCGTGAGAAGGTACTCCAGTCCAAATCATGGCTTGGCACCTGTCAGATGGGCAAAACTTTATAGTCCACTAACATCCATTgctgttgggggaaaaaagtcctcTTATTACTACAGATCAAAGTCTGTGTTATACCCGGTCGGAGAGCAGTCTGGCAGCATAAATCAGGGTAATATCTGTTTGTCTCAGGAATTCCACTCCTTgtctcttaaagaaataaaaacacccGTATGTAAGGGTGTTGCAAGGTTGTGCTCTGCCGTGATGTTTGTGTTGGGGAGACATGGAGATAAATGAATGTTTGCTAAGAGAGGAATGGTTGGCTGTATTACAATATATCCAAATGGTGAGATATGCGttcattaaaaaaggaatttaaggCTCTTATTAGTTGAATTGAGAGCTTGCCATGAGCCATTGTTGAATGGGAAAGGCAAGATGCAGAAAACTGGGTATTCAACAGTAGtcagaaaacaatggaaaattgTGCTtctatgtgcctttttttttttttttcagattttttaatttattggacagagagagacacagcgagaaacagaacaccagcagggggagtgggagagggagaagcagacttcctgcttcgcagggagcccgatgtggggctcaatcccaggaccctgagttcatgacctgagccgaaggcagacgcttaatgactgagccacccaggcgcccctctatgtgTCTGTATAATTACATGTACATGTAATTACATGGAGTGTCCATGGAAATACATATGGAAGAAACATACCAGGTAGTTACTATGTGTTGCTGGGGGAAGAGGGCGGCATTAAGGCTGGTATTGGTGGAGGGAGTGAGGTGGAGACATTAaccaaataaacacacacacacatacacacacatgctacTAATAAATAAACAATGATATTTATGATgacatttgcatatttattaaatttgaatatgtatatgtgcatatacacacacacaaatgaaattttaaaagtacattaattcaattttactatttatattttctgtactAGTAAGGAGGAACCTCAATCTAAAACCATAAATTCTCAAATCAAATATAGCATAGTAACTGTGTCCAGGGCTCTTTGGGTTGTGAGTAAGTAGCAGAAATCCAACCAAAAAATTAGCATAAgcaaaaaagggaatttattggctTCTGGGAGCCTTCACACAGGTCCAGGGCAGCGATGAGcaggtgtctgtctgtctgtatctctgctttctgctttcctgtatgtctctttttatttttggctttattcTCTCTCTTGATGGCATGACAGTTCCTTGAAACATCTTTTTCTGGTCTGTGCTTCCTCCCTTGGCTCCTGGcttgttctttcttcccttggTTTCACATAACAAAGTCCTAGGGAAGAGCGTTGACTCTGGTCTGAGTCCCCTGCCCACCCTGACTAATCCCTGTGAGCCGGGGAATGATGGCATACTGGGATGAGTCAGGCCTGGGTCACAGAGTCACACCTTTGGAGAGAAGGGGGGGTACTGCTGTTGGTAGACAATGCAAGCACAGTTGTATGGCTTGAGTGAGTGGGAGAACACTTTCCCAGAGACGTGGTGGCAGAAGGGGGAGCAGTTGGGTCTCAAGGTGAAAAAAAAGATCCTAGGTAGACAAAAACAACAGGTGTCCACTGGAGGGCTTTGCTTCAAGTACAAGCCAAGTTTGCATCTTTAATATCAAAGGAATTAAGTAGTGAAGGAAATGGATTTGAGTCAAACAGTAAGTATCGTACATTTAGGGCAGGGAAAGTAAACATTTGTCCGATATTGCCAAGATTTATAATAGGTAATTATTTACGCGTATAGTCTTACCCCAGATGTTTCACAAGAGGATGAACACCTGTTAAGTGTGATGAATAAGGAATATCAACTTCATATATTCGAACATGGGTTTTTCtaggaaaagaaaaccttttatattttcccccagctttattgaaatgtaGTTGACTtctaacattgtgtaagtttaaggtggaCAACATGATTCAATACCTGGATATATTGCAAAACGTTTACCACAATAACAGTTACACATCCATGGTCTCAGGTAATCACACAAATTTATTTTGGAGGCAGTTTTAACGTGCCAGATTTTTCCCCTGTGCCCGCTGAGACGGACCTTTAGCAGTTGCTCTCATCAAGGAATGCGTGCGCCAGAGGCCCTCATCTTAGAGATTCCATCCATTTTAATAGTGACTTACAGGAGTGCCTGGATATTTAGGTGATTAATAAGTGACACTTCtattctgtaggaaaaaaaaattaatggaattacAGACCATAGAGGAAAAGATGATAAGTTGATCCAAAATACCTGACAGAAAAATTCAGGTtataaaaaatacctaaaatatttagccagagatttcttttccctcccttcccatcccctcgactttccctcccctccactcctaaatcctcctctcccctgccattcccttctttttttattttttactgtgatAGATAAcactttaaacaattttttttactgtggtagATAACACAGAAAACATATcgccccggggcgcctgggtggcacagcggttaagcgtctgccttcggctcagggcgtgatcccggcgtgatgggatcgagccccacatcaggctcctccgctatgagcctgcttcttcctctcccactccccctgcttgtgttccctctctcgctggctgtctctgtcctgtcgaataaataaataaaatctttaaaaaaaaaaaaaaagaaaacatatcgCCCTGTGGTGTATCACAAACCTAACACTCCTGAGTACGGCCCGGGTCAGGCAGCGGAGCGCTGTCAGTCTGTCAGCCAgcgccctccccaccctgcttgccCCGCGACCTCAAAGTCATCAGCGGTCCCAACTTCTACGTTACTAACTTCCTGGCTTTTCACCTTAGTTTCACTACCTAAACTCTCATCTGCACAGCTTAGTTTTCCCTGGTTTTTGAGCTTTCCAGGTGGGGAATCATTGCGTATGTGCTCTTCTGGGTCTTGTTTCATTTACTCCGCATCACAGTTGTTGTCCACGGCTTTTGTTAGGAGTGAAGGGAGGGTGGGAACACACAGCGTTTAGAGGACCAGGTAACTCTGACTCATGGCAACCCTATGAAGTTATAGATTTTAGGTCATTAATCGAGTCCTTTGAGGGACCTTAAGAGTCACAATGAGACAGatgaagtctttattttttaagaactctTGCAGTTGGTACCCAGCCTTCCCGAGAGGAACAATCACCATGCTGTTTTATGCCATTCCAGGAAGAAACACTTGTGCTGGCTGCATTTCTAGGGACGTACCAAAGCTCAAGGCTGTCAGTCAGTCCTGCCCAGAAGGGCCTCTCTCACAGGCAGGACTTGAAGTATTTCAGGCTGGTGGAGTGGGTTTGCTGGAGTTAGTCTTAGAATTAAAGTAGgggtcttttcttttcaagatttatttatttcttagagaaagagagagagtgcatgcgtgtgcacTTGTGCACgcatgtggggaggggcagagggaaagaatctcgggcagactccccgctgagcatagaacccaacacagggctcaatcccacaaccccacggtcatgacctgagccgaaatcaagagttggacgcttaaccgactgagccacccaggcgcccctacacataAGCCTTCTGTTGGTGTTTCTAGATGCATATTCTAGCTTCCTATGCTTCTGATATAATTTTGCTGGTTTATCTTCTCTGCATATTTTACTCTCTCTTTTCTGGATGTCTTTATGGATATGTTCACatactgtcttttcctttttcacacACCTTCACGTACACCTGTCCTTTTGATGGCAGGCAGTAGAGGCGATCGCTGCTGTGAATTCTACCCTTCCCATCAGTTTCAGGATGTCTGGATTTGACTAGGCGTTAAGACTGGGTGGGAGGGTAGCCGCAAAGAGAACAGAACATTCCGTTTGGATGCATCGTGGGTCTGCGTGTGACCACCAGGGGCCTGATGAATGGGAGCTGTCCAGGAAGCGGGTGTGCAGTAACCCGCCCAGGGCCCAGGCCCATTCTGGGAAGGTGGCGTGGGCTGGGATTGGAGACAGGGATAGAACCCCTTCTTGGTCCGTGACTCACCTCCTGGAGATAGATGTTCATCCCACAGGAGAATAAGAAGCCAGCTTTGTAGGACTGTGGGCAAGATACAGTCACATTTTGTGGCCATATGGGCACATGTTCCATGAACAGGATCAGGAATGAATGGCTGTCAGGTGTCAtctgcttccttcttcttccttatccttaacattttccttcttttctgtattCCTAAGGAATTTGGGTATTTAGCTAACTGGTATTTACACTGTTGATACTCTGAATTAATCAGTCTATGTTGAATGGAATTTGATTGCAAATGTATCTGTTTCTGATATGTGACCCATTCTGTTTTCAAAGAGGCCAGAATTCGCTACCAGTCGCAGAGAGAAAATCTCTGTATCTAGTCCTACTCGTGGTGCTCTAGAATGCGTTTACACCAGTAGGAATCTTCATTCCTCCTTTACTGTCATATTTGTGGATTGAGAAAGCTAAGCGTGGAGACAACCCTTTCCCGTCCTGGGCCTCTCACCTTTAAACCTATTGCTTCTAACCCCTGGAGCTCAGAAAATTCCATGAAGCACATTTCCGTGAACTGTTCACGATATTAgaatctcttttttcctttgcagaCCCTTCCCGTGGCCTTTTTAAGCATGTGTTTGAGACGGAGTCACTGTAGAAGCTGAAAATGCCTGGAAGAGTTCTGGTTTCCGTCACTCCCTGTCCTGCCTTTTTGCCTCACCGCCCGATTTGGATGATGTGATATTCAGAGGGACGCCTTAATCGAAGTCGTTCTTCAGCGAGTCGCCTGTGGCGGGAGGCCTTGGACACGACTCACGATGGCCAGCCAGCCACCAGACGAGGCGGCTGAGGCTCAGGTGTCCGACGAACTCGAGTGTAAGATCTGTTACAACCGGTACAATCTGAAGCAGAGGAAACCCAAAGTGCTGGAGTGTTGTCACAGGGTTTGTGCCAAATGCCTCTACAAGATCATCGACTTTGGGGACTCCCCGCAAGGCGTCATTGTCTGTCCTTTCTGCAGGTTTGAGACCTGCCTGCCGGATGAGGAAGTCAGTAGTCTGCCCGATGACAACAACATCCTGGTGAACTTGACTTGTGGGGGCAAAGGCAAGAAGGGCCTGCCGGAAAACCCTACTGAGCTGCTGCTGACCCCCAAGAGGCTGGCGTCTCTCGTCAGTCCTTCTCACACTTCGTCCAACTGCCTGGTCATAACCATCatggaggtgcagagggagagctCCCCGTCTCTGAGCTCCACTCCCGTGGTAGAATTTTATCGGCCCGCGAGTTTCGACTCTGTTACCACCGTGTCACACAACTGGACCGTGTGGAAGTGCACATCCCTGCTCTTTCAGACGTCTGTCCGGGTGTTGGTTTGGCTGCTAGGTTTGCTCTACTTCAGCTCCTTGCCCTTAGGGATCTACTTACTGGTGTCTAAGAAAGTCACCCTTGGGGTCGTCTTTGTCAGCCTCGTCCCTTCGAGCCTTGTTATCCTCATGGTGTATGGTTTTTGCCAGTGCGTTTGTCACGAATTTCTAGACTGTATGGCACCTTCTTCTTAATTAATATGCAGACTAAGAAATTTGACACACATTGCCGTCTTTGAAGTTAGGTAAtttatcatttacttattttgtatTCTCCGTGACTAGGGTCCATGACATGAGCAAAGCTGATTGGCCAAATGTTTGCGGTCTGTTTTCCATCAAGATTTTGACTCAATTGGTTTTCCTGTACGCTGGACACCATTTCTACTTAGGTGTTAGCAAAGGCGCAAAAATGCTCTTCTTGTGAGTCTTCCCACGGAAAGGGCTTTCACTTAACCCTGCTGCACAGGCTCCAGGGGGTGGGTGGGCTAGGCTGTGGTAGGGGTCTTTGTGGAAGGTTAGGGATGAACTGGTTCCTCTAATCCTCGGTAATCTATGATGGAGGGTGGACACAAGGGGAAAGCTGTTCCAAGACACATCTACTTGAAAAGTGTGACCTGCCGGTTCCCTGCACCCCTTCCCACACCCCCTCATACCCTCATCCTGCACCCCCTCCCATACCCCGTTGTTGGCTCTCCCCTGAATCCTCTTCAGGTGTTCTCTTGCAAGTTAACGCCACTGTCTGTGGTCTGCTGCCCAGGTGAGGTGCTTCTTC from Ursus arctos isolate Adak ecotype North America unplaced genomic scaffold, UrsArc2.0 scaffold_31, whole genome shotgun sequence includes the following:
- the RNF182 gene encoding E3 ubiquitin-protein ligase RNF182, whose amino-acid sequence is MASQPPDEAAEAQVSDELECKICYNRYNLKQRKPKVLECCHRVCAKCLYKIIDFGDSPQGVIVCPFCRFETCLPDEEVSSLPDDNNILVNLTCGGKGKKGLPENPTELLLTPKRLASLVSPSHTSSNCLVITIMEVQRESSPSLSSTPVVEFYRPASFDSVTTVSHNWTVWKCTSLLFQTSVRVLVWLLGLLYFSSLPLGIYLLVSKKVTLGVVFVSLVPSSLVILMVYGFCQCVCHEFLDCMAPSS